Proteins encoded in a region of the Populus alba chromosome 13, ASM523922v2, whole genome shotgun sequence genome:
- the LOC118043659 gene encoding ATP synthase subunit delta, chloroplastic produces the protein MASALQNAAVSLQSKIPPSARLPTNFTSPKPLSLSFSATFPSLNLSPTTTLRLRGGSALGTKMSATAAGSYAAALADLAKSNNTLDATSSDMGKVEKLFSDTAVYEFFANPTVDTEQKRQMVDEFAKSSPLQPHTVNFVNILIDAKRIDLVKDIVKEFEMVYNRLTDTELAVVSSVVPLESQHLAQIAKQVQKLTGAKNVRVKPVIDPSLVAGFTVRYGNSGSKLIDMSVKKQLEEIAAQLDLSDIEFAA, from the coding sequence ATGGCATCAGCACTCCAAAATGCCGCCGTTTCACTCCAATCCAAAATCCCACCATCAGCCAGGCTGCCAACAAACTTCACCTCCCCGAAACCTCTCAGCCTCTCCTTCTCCGCCACTTTCCCTTCCCTCAACCTCTCCCCCACAACCACCCTCCGCCTCCGTGGTGGCTCGGCCTTGGGGACCAAAATGTCAGCCACAGCAGCAGGAAGTTACGCTGCAGCGCTAGCTGACTTGGCAAAATCCAACAACACATTAGATGCTACCTCGTCTGACATGGGCAAAGTAGAGAAACTCTTTTCAGACACAGCAGTCTATGAATTCTTTGCTAACCCGACAGTAGACACAGAACAGAAACGCCAAATGGTCGATGAGTTTGCCAAGTCCTCACCTCTCCAACCCCATACAGTAAACTTCGTTAATATACTTATAGATGCAAAGAGGATTGATTTGGTTAAAGACATAGTGAAAGAATTTGAGATGGTTTACAACAGGTTGACGGATACAGAGCTCGCTGTGGTGAGCTCAGTGGTGCCTTTGGAGTCGCAGCATCTGGCACAGATAGCAAAACAAGTGCAGAAACTGACAGGAGCCAAGAATGTAAGGGTTAAGCCAGTGATTGACCCTAGTTTGGTTGCTGGGTTTACTGTAAGGTATGGAAATTCAGGGTCCAAGTTGATTGATATGAGCGTGAAGAAACAGTTGGAGGAGATAGCTGCTCAGCTTGATTTAAGTGATATTGAATTTGCTGCTTAA